The window ACAAGGCTGAAGTAATACCAATAGCCAGAAACAGACCATTGATCCTCGGGTCAAAACCTTCAATCATTATCACTCCGGAAAAGGCAATGGCAAAAAACAAAAACTGTTTAGGTTTGACCTTTTCCTTTACAATGAAAATCCCTAAGATGCTAGTAAATATTGGACCTAAATATTGAATTGTGACAGCACTTGCTAAAGGAATGTTCTGTAAGGTATAGAAAAATGTAATCAAGCCTATAGAACCCACAATTCCTCTTATCACCAATAGCTTTTTATTATTCCCAAATACAGGTACGGACTGTTTTTTTAAGATAAGGTAACTAGCAATAAAACTAAATACAGATCGAAAAAGGATAATTTCAATGGCCGGAATATGGGGTAATGTTTTTACAACTACATTCATTAGTGCGAAAAAACACACAGCCAGCAACATGTGCTTTACACTTGAATTACTCAAAATAAACGCTTTAAATAGTGAATAAAAATTCCCCCAATAAAAGTCCTTTTTGTATAAATTGGTTCCTAGAAAAAGATAAAAGCAGGAAAAGAAAACTATTTCTATCAAAAATTGTTTGAGTAATAAAAAATATGGGATTAAGAAAAGGGCAAAAAGCACCGGACTTCACATTACCTTCTACTTCAGGTTCTGATTTTAAACTTTCAAGAGATTTTTTTGGTAAAGCTTGTGTAATATATTTTTATCCAAAAGATTTCACCGGAGGATGTACCGCCCAGGCCTGTGAATTTAGAGATCAATTTGAAGAATTCAGGGATTTGGATCTACCGATTATTGGGATCAGCAGAGATGATATGGAAACCCATCTTCGTTTCAAGAAATCAAATAATTTACCATTTGAATTACTTTCTGACACTTCAGGAGAGGTATGTAAAAAATACGATGCCTTAGTACCAATCATAGGCATACCAAAAAGAGTAACCTATCTGCTTGATAAAGGACACGTCATTCAAGATGAGTTTCAAGACATGTTCAATGCAAAAGCCCACATCCAAAAGATGCTTGAAAATTACTAATTATGCTATAAGTTTCGTAATCAACGTTGAAACATTAAAAAAAGGGAGGCTAAGTACCTCCCTTTTATCTGATTTTAGACTTTAGGTAATTTCCAACCATTGTTGTAGTTGGCTTTGATTAACTTATTTGCCTTTGGGCTTGTAAACTGGCCTTTTTCTGCGTCCCAATAGATTTTCTCTCCTAATTTATAGGCTATATTTCCCATATGGGCATTGATTGCTGCGACAGAGCCGGTTTTAATACCACAATTAAGTAAAGTTGGGTCGTTGGCTTTTATGGCTTCCACAAAGTTTTTGCTATGCATCCTTTGGGCAGGCCACTCCGGTTTGATAAGTTCTAAGGCTTCAATTTTCTCCTTTTTCTTCCCATCTACATTCTCGGTTTCTGCAATGATCTTCCAGCCCCCTCTATTGACCACCAACGTACCATTGTTACCAATAAACGCGATACCCTCAGTGGTTCCGTAATTCCCTCCATCTATCCCGGTTGCATGCTCCCATAACATATTGAATCCATCGTATTCATAGACAGTTTGGAGAGTATCCGGAGTTTCTGAAGCGTCATCTGGATAAGCCAACTTGCCACCTGAAGCCATAACAGATTTTGGTGCGCTTACCCCCATGGCATAAAGGGCAATATCAATTTCATGCACTCCCCAATCTGTCATCAATCCTCCTGCATAATCCCAAAACCAACGGAAGTTAAAATGGAATCTATTGGCATTGAAAGGTCGATCAGGAGCGGGACCAAGCCACATTTTGTAATCCACACCTGCAGGAGGCTGGCTATTTGGCAATTGTGGAACGGGATTCATCCAGCCTTGATAGGCCCAGGTTTTGACTAACCTAATGTTCCCCAATTTCCCGGATTTAACCATATCGATGGCTTGTGCATATTGAGAGCCACTCCGTTGCCATTGTCCCACCTGTACCAATTTCCCATACCTATCTACCGCCTTGACCATAAGGTTACATTCTTCTATAGAGTTGGCTAGAGGCTTTTCTGTATAGGCATGTTTCCCTGCTGAAAGGCTGTCGATCAAATTCAGGCAATGCCAATGATCAGGTGTGCCAATAATTACTGCATCAATATCCGGATCCTCAAGCATCAGCCTGTAATCCTTGTATTGCTTAGGCCTTTTTCCTCGTAGTTTGTAAACATCTTCGGTGCGTTGGTCCAATACACTTTGGTCCACATCTGCCAATGCAACGCAGTTGACTTCAGGAATCCTCAAATGACTGTGCATATTTGACCAACCCATGCCTTTGCATCCAATTAAACCGAAATTAATTTGATCATTGGCGCCAATACGTTTAGACCGAGCGCTTAAATGTTCTGCAGATAATAGGTTGGGTAAAGTGGCCAAGCCTGCAGAAGTAAGGATTGATTTATGAATAAATTTTCTTCTGGAGTTCATCGTTAATTTTAATTTCTAGAATGGAAAATCAATCTAACTTTCTTGCCCATATATTTCTAAAACTAACGGGGTTGCCATGGTCCTGGATATGAAAAGGCAGCTCTTCCTCATGTTCCACATAATGTGGAATACCTATATATTGCGTAGGCCCATGAAGTGTTACATTGTTTTGTACAAGAATTCCGTTGTGTAAAACAGTAATCCTAGCGGGAGAAATTAACATACCTTTAGCATCAAACCTCGGAGCGGTAAAAATTACATCATACGTGTTCCATTCACCTGGAGGACGTGTTGCATTTACCAATGGTGGGTGTTGCTTGTAAATACTTGCTGCTTGCCCATTAGAATAGGTTTTGTTATCATAGGAGTCGAGAATTTGCAATTCATATTTTCCCATTAAGAAAAATCCTGAATTACCACGTCCCTGACCATCTCCTTTTACTTCGCTTGGTGAACGCCATTCAAGGTGAACTTGCACATCACCAAAAGTTTCTTTCGTTTTAATGCCTCCGGTTTTAGCCACAACCGTGAAAACACCGTCTTTAACTTCCCATTTGGGAAAACTCCCATCTTTCTCACTTACCCAAGCATCCAAACTACTGCCATTAAACAGTACAATAGCATCCGCCGGTGGCAAGTGGTTTTCATTCCCTGGCTTCACCGGCTGTACAACCGGCTCGTAAAACTCAGTAGCTTGAGGTGGCAATTTAATATCTTTTTCTTGGGCTGAAACAGAAAAAGCAACAGTAACGCCCAAGACTAAAAACAAAGAAAATAATTTAGATTTCATTGGTGTATTTTTGGTTTAAGAAAATGTGTTTCTCAAATTAAATGATTTGTAGGAGATAAACCCTAATTTATAAGCATAAATTTCTCTATTAGGGCGAATTCCCTACTTTAAAATGCTTAAAATTTCGATTAATAAAAATCATTTTAAGCTACCTTAATCAATTAAGGTTTCATTACAGGCCATATTATGATTACTTTTGTTTTGCTGAAGATTGCCACAAAAAGTGGTAATTAATCCCAGTATATTTTCATTCGTATTGATTATTATGAACAACCGACAGTTATTTTTATCACATTTGGCCCAAACAACTGATTTCCCTCTCTTGATAGAAATTGAGAAGGCAGAAGGTGTCTATATGTTTGGTCCTAATGGTGAAAAATACATGGACTTAATTTCTGGCATTGGTGTAAGCAATATCGGTCATCGCCACCCCAAAGTATTGGAAGCCATTCATAAACAATTGGACAAATACTTACACCTAATGGTTTATGGAGAATATGTACAACAACCTCAATCGCTTCTAGCTGAAGCCATTGTTAAAACATTACCGGACAGTCTTGACAATGTCTACTTGGTAAATAGTGGAAGCGAGGCCATTGAAGGTGCCATAAAACTGGCCAAAAGATTCAATAACCGAAGAGAAATAATTTCCTGCAATGATGCCTATCACGGTTCTTCTCATGGAGCATTGTCCGTGGGGGGGAATGAGTTATTTAAAAGAGCCTATAGGCCTCTATTACCGGGTGTGAGAAACATCCAATACGGCGACCAAGAACAACTCAATCACATAAGCACAGAAACATCGGCAATAATCCTAGAAACCATTCAAGGTGAAGCAGGGATAAGGGTCGCTGACAAGTTGTATTTTAAGGCCCTTCGAGAAAAATGTAACCAAACCGGTACCCTTTTAATCTTGGATGAAGTACAGGCAGGATTCGGCAGGACTGGGAAATTCTGGGCTTTTGAACATTTCGGTATCGTTCCGGATATACTGGTTTGTGCCAAAGGCATGGGGGGAGGAATGCCTATAGGAGCCTTTATCGCTTCCAAAAAAATCATGGAAGTATTCAAAGAAAACCCACTTTTAGGCCATATCACAACATTTGGTGGTCATCCGGTAAGTGCAGCAGCTTCCCTAGCCACCATTCAAGTGATTTTAAAAGAAAACTTAATTGAAACAGTTGAAGAAAAAGCCAATTTATTTAGAACCTTACTAAAACATCCTAAAATAAAGGAGATAAGAAACAAAGGCTTAATGATGGCCGTAGCTTTTGAATCATTTGAAATATTAAAACCGATTATTGACCGTTGCATTGAAGATGGAGTGATCACCGATTGGTTTTTATACTGCGACAATGCCATGAGAATAGCCCCTCCTTTGACCATAACAAATGAAGAAATTCACATCGCTTGTGAAAGTATTCTAAAAGCCATTGAGGAAGTTTAAAAAATAGTAATTAACTCTGTGCAGCGCTTTTTCTATTGAGAATTTTGAGGCACAAGAAATATTTTATCAAAAAATTCGTGACATTTAACATTTTTTTGACAAATATAGATGGAGAATGTACACCTTGCTAATAGACATAAATTTTAAATTTTACTTATTTTGCACGGAAATTGATAATCTAGGAATAGAACAATAAATAAATTAACCAATTGTATGATGATGATTCGCCATTTTTTATTCACCTTATTTTTATCCATAAGCTTTACCTTATCAGCTCAGGAACAAACCGCTCCCTCAACAGCAGAATTGGAGAATGGTACGATTGAAGAGCAATTTGAATATATTAAAAAGATTTCCACCAATTACCAAGAATACAAAGTCATAAAATTACGTTCACTGGAAAAATTGCAAAACAATATTCTAGATTCATTAAGTGGGTATAAATCTACCATTCAGGAGTTGAAGGTTACCTTGCAAGAGAACAAAACCCAGATAAATGACTTGAATCAAAAACTGAGTACCACCAAAGCCGATTTTGACCGAGCGGTTGAAGAGAAGGACAGCTTCAGTATTTTTGGGATGTTATTGCACAAGAATTTTTACAATAATTTGGTTTGGGGCATTATCATTCTTTTGATTCTAACACTTGTTATTTCTTATTTTAGGTTTAAAAAAAGCCACCAAGTGACTGCAGAAACCCAACAAAGTTTAGAGGATCTTCGTGAAGAATTTGAATTACACAGAAGAAACACTTTGGAAAGGGAGAGAAAGCTCAATCGCCAATTAGTGGATGCTTTAAATAAGAAAGATTCATGAAAACTATTGCCATAGACATGGACGGGGTTTTGGCAGATGTCTATGCTCAATTTATAGAGATGCATTTTGCAGAAACCGGCGAGCGTCTTAGCCAAAAGGATATGATTGGTTTAACAGAGGGTGAGGCATTTCCGCACCTATTAAAACACGTAAACTCCAAAGGTTTTTTTGAGACAGCACCACTAATTACAGGGGCTAGGAAGGTGGTAGAAGAAATAGCTAAGGTTTACAAGGTCTTTATTGTTTCTGCTGCTACTGAATTCCCATTAAGTCTTGGTGAAAAACACTTGTGGTTAAGTAAACACTTTCCTTTTATTACCTGGCAACAAATGGTATTTTGTGGTTCAAAGGAAATCATCAATACTGACATCATGATAGATGATCACTTTAAGAACCTTGACTATTTCAAAGGGAAGACTTATTTATTTACCCAACCGCACAATGAAAATGCAAATCCAAAGAATCATGAAAGAGTCAATAGCTGGGAAGAACTGAAGGAGATTTTATTGTAAACCAAAGATTAATTTAATTCATAATTATTTTTCCAGTAGACCTACGTTGCACTCACGCTCAAATAGCCCCAAAGTCACCCAATTCTTTGCTTTACATTGGACACACTATTTTTGCGACAGCTTAGGAAACCCTTTCACCTAATTCGGATAAAATAAATTGTTTAAGGATTGAATTAATCATTCTCAGCCCAATACCAAATAAAAAATCCATTCACAACTACCGGGAAACGATAAAGGCGAATGGATTTATAATATAGTCTAAGGCTTTAGTGCTCCATTTAAAGGTAGCAAATCAAAAAAACCCAGCTCATTTCAAAAGTTTTATATATCAATAAGCACAACGGCTTAAGTTGCCAATTTCACATCTATGGCACTTAAACCTTTGGGCGTTTTCTCGGTTTCAAAGGTTACT of the Cyclobacterium marinum DSM 745 genome contains:
- a CDS encoding 5' nucleotidase, NT5C type, translated to MKTIAIDMDGVLADVYAQFIEMHFAETGERLSQKDMIGLTEGEAFPHLLKHVNSKGFFETAPLITGARKVVEEIAKVYKVFIVSAATEFPLSLGEKHLWLSKHFPFITWQQMVFCGSKEIINTDIMIDDHFKNLDYFKGKTYLFTQPHNENANPKNHERVNSWEELKEILL
- a CDS encoding 3-keto-disaccharide hydrolase, encoding MKSKLFSLFLVLGVTVAFSVSAQEKDIKLPPQATEFYEPVVQPVKPGNENHLPPADAIVLFNGSSLDAWVSEKDGSFPKWEVKDGVFTVVAKTGGIKTKETFGDVQVHLEWRSPSEVKGDGQGRGNSGFFLMGKYELQILDSYDNKTYSNGQAASIYKQHPPLVNATRPPGEWNTYDVIFTAPRFDAKGMLISPARITVLHNGILVQNNVTLHGPTQYIGIPHYVEHEEELPFHIQDHGNPVSFRNIWARKLD
- a CDS encoding peroxiredoxin; translation: MGLRKGQKAPDFTLPSTSGSDFKLSRDFFGKACVIYFYPKDFTGGCTAQACEFRDQFEEFRDLDLPIIGISRDDMETHLRFKKSNNLPFELLSDTSGEVCKKYDALVPIIGIPKRVTYLLDKGHVIQDEFQDMFNAKAHIQKMLENY
- a CDS encoding Gfo/Idh/MocA family protein is translated as MNSRRKFIHKSILTSAGLATLPNLLSAEHLSARSKRIGANDQINFGLIGCKGMGWSNMHSHLRIPEVNCVALADVDQSVLDQRTEDVYKLRGKRPKQYKDYRLMLEDPDIDAVIIGTPDHWHCLNLIDSLSAGKHAYTEKPLANSIEECNLMVKAVDRYGKLVQVGQWQRSGSQYAQAIDMVKSGKLGNIRLVKTWAYQGWMNPVPQLPNSQPPAGVDYKMWLGPAPDRPFNANRFHFNFRWFWDYAGGLMTDWGVHEIDIALYAMGVSAPKSVMASGGKLAYPDDASETPDTLQTVYEYDGFNMLWEHATGIDGGNYGTTEGIAFIGNNGTLVVNRGGWKIIAETENVDGKKKEKIEALELIKPEWPAQRMHSKNFVEAIKANDPTLLNCGIKTGSVAAINAHMGNIAYKLGEKIYWDAEKGQFTSPKANKLIKANYNNGWKLPKV
- a CDS encoding DMT family transporter: MLLAVCFFALMNVVVKTLPHIPAIEIILFRSVFSFIASYLILKKQSVPVFGNNKKLLVIRGIVGSIGLITFFYTLQNIPLASAVTIQYLGPIFTSILGIFIVKEKVKPKQFLFFAIAFSGVIMIEGFDPRINGLFLAIGITSALFSGLAYNVIRRLKNTEHPLVIVFYFPLVTIPIAGIISILYWKQPEGRDWFYLLLVGVLSQLAQYFMTIAYQNANLAKVSNLNYLGIIFALGFGYVLFEETYNLYTYGGMLLVLTGVILNFLYARRPETK
- a CDS encoding aspartate aminotransferase family protein codes for the protein MNNRQLFLSHLAQTTDFPLLIEIEKAEGVYMFGPNGEKYMDLISGIGVSNIGHRHPKVLEAIHKQLDKYLHLMVYGEYVQQPQSLLAEAIVKTLPDSLDNVYLVNSGSEAIEGAIKLAKRFNNRREIISCNDAYHGSSHGALSVGGNELFKRAYRPLLPGVRNIQYGDQEQLNHISTETSAIILETIQGEAGIRVADKLYFKALREKCNQTGTLLILDEVQAGFGRTGKFWAFEHFGIVPDILVCAKGMGGGMPIGAFIASKKIMEVFKENPLLGHITTFGGHPVSAAASLATIQVILKENLIETVEEKANLFRTLLKHPKIKEIRNKGLMMAVAFESFEILKPIIDRCIEDGVITDWFLYCDNAMRIAPPLTITNEEIHIACESILKAIEEV